Genomic DNA from Candidatus Sulfurimonas marisnigri:
TAATAGTTTTACGGTGATTTATAAAGTGCTTTAATATAGTTATTATTCCAAAGATTCTTGGCTCTTGATTTAATATAGATAGCATGATAATACCGAATGTAGTTTGCATGCTAGTTTGTTTGAAAAGATTGTTTAGAACTATTTCGCTGATAGCATCTCTTTTTAGCTCAATAACAACTCTCATACCGTCACGGTCAGATTCATCACGAATCTCTGATACGCCATCAATCATTTTGTCTTTAACAAGGTTTGCTATATTCTCTATAAGACGTGCTTTATTTACTTGGTAAGGTAGCTCATCGATAATAATAATATCTCTGTTACCTTTTTTTTCTATATGGGTTTTTGCACGAACTTTTATACGACCACGACCTGTCTCATAAGCATCCATAATCCCTTTTTTACCAAAAATGATACCGCCAGTTGGAAAGTCAGGTGCTTTTATATGTTGCATTATTTCAGATAGCTCTATGTCTGGATTTTTAAGAAGTGCTTTTAATCCATTCATAATTTCAGTAGGATTGTGAGGAGGAATATTTGTCGCCATACCAACTGCTATACCAGATGAACCATTAATAAGGAGGTTTGGAGCGCGAGTAGGCATTACATCTGGTTCTTTAGTAGTCCCATCGTAGTTCTCTATCATATTAACTGTGTTTTTATCAAGGTCTTTTAGAAGTTCACCAGCATACTTAGTCATACGAGCTTCTGTATATCTCATTGCCGCTGCAGAATCACCATCAACAGAACCGAAGTTTCCTTGACCATCAACAAGTTGCATTCTCATTGAGAAATCCTGAGCCATACGAACAAGAGCATCATAAACAGCAGTATCACCGTGCGGATGGTACTGACCAATAACATCACCAACTATACGAGCTGATTTTTTAAACTTTGCACCGTGTGAAAGGTTTAATTTATCCATCGCATAAAGAATTCTTCTGTGAACAGGTTTTAATCCGTCACGAACATCAGGGAGTGCCCGACCTACAATTACGCTCATAGAGTAATCAAGGTAGCTGTTTTGAAGTGTCTCTTCAATATTTATAGTTTGTATCTCATCGTTGTTTAGCAAATCGCCCATATACACACCTGTTCTTTCAAAAATAAAATTCTTTTATAATATCTTAATATCCCTTAAGATATTGATAAAATTAATAAAAGTTTTTAAGAAAATTTGTATGTGTGAAATTGTGAAGCCAAATTTATTGAAATTTTATAGTATAGTAATGTTTTAAAATTATATTCGTTAAATACAATGTATATATGTTAAAATTAAAAGTGGATTTTATTTTACAATTTATAAAATCAAATAGCATGTGCTTAAATATTAATCACAATTTTGATTAATTACTCATACTTAACTTGTATACTTTTGGAAGTTAAACAATAAAGGATAATAAATGAAGAGACTTTTTCTGGCTTTGTTGGCATTGCCAACATTTGTATTTGCAGAGGATACGTTAAGCAGCGGTGACACTGCTTGGATGATAGTTGCTACGGCTTTAGTTATGTTGATGACACCTGCGGGATTAGCACTGTTTTATGGTGGTCTTACTCGTAGTAAAAATGTTATTAACACTGTCAGTATGAGTTTAGGTGCTTTCGCAGTTGGTAGTTTGGTGTGGGTATTAGTTGGTTACTCAATCGCATTTGGTGATGGTGACTTAATTGGTTCTGGAAAGGTTATGTTATCTGGAATTACTTCAGACACATTAAGTGGTACTATTCCTGAGCTTCTTTTTGTTGCATTTCAAGGAACTTTTGCAGCAATTGCTGTTGCAATTGCTAGTGGTTCAATGATAGAGAGAGTTAAGTTCTCTACATTTATGGTATTTGTTGCATTATGGATTGTAGCTGTTTATGCTCCTATTACACACTGGGCGTGGAGTGGTAATTCGACTACATTGAACTTTGGTGAGATGGACTTTGCTGGTGGTACTGTTGTTCACTTAAATGCTGGTGTTGCTGGTTTTGTAGTTGCAATGATTTTAGGTAGAAGAAAAGATTACGGTAAAGTTGCTATCAAGCCATTTTCACCTATATTAGTAGCTCTTGGTGCTGCATTACTATGGTTTGGTTGGTTTGGTTTTAATGCTGGATCTGAGCTAGCTGCTGATGGCGTTGCTGCATCTGCTTTCTTAGTTACAAATATTGCTGCTTCTCTTGGTGTTATTGGTTGGATAGCTGTTGAGTGGTTAGTTTACAAAAAAGCTACTTTAGTTGGTGGTGCTTCTGGTGCTGTTGCTGGTCTTGTTGCTATTACTCCCGCTGCTGGTTCTGCTGGTGTTGAGGGTGCAATTATTATAGGTTTAGTTGGTGGTGCTTTAGGTTTTTATGGTGTTTCTAAACTTAAAAACATGTTCAAAGTTGATGATTCTTTAGATGCATTTTGGATCCACGGTTTAGTTGGTATTTGGGGTTCAATTGCTACGGCAATATTTATTGCTGACTATGCGATGGCTAAAGATTATGACATGATGTCTCAACTGGTAAGTCAATTTCAAGCAATTGGATTAACTATAGTTTATAGTGGTGTTGTTACAGCAATAGTTTACTTTATTGCGTCTGCTTTAACTGGCGGTGGTAGAGTTGATGAGGAGACTGAAGCAAAAGGTCTTGATGAAACAGTTCACGGCGAAAAGGCTATTAACCTATAATTAAAATACTTAGGGGAGAGGAGTTAATTCCCCCCCCCCCTTTTTTTTGTGTGTAGAGATACCATAAGTTGCATTAAACCTTAAATATGGTTACAATTTTAAACTAAAATTTGGAGATATTATTATGAAAAGAGTAGAAGCGGTTATTAAACCATTTAAATTAGAAGATGTAAAAGATGCCTTAGCTGAAATAGGCATTGATGGAATGACGGTAAGTGAAGTGAAAGGTTATGGTCGTCAAAAAGGTCATAGTGAGCTTTACCGTGGTGCTGAGTATGTAGTAGACTTTTTACCAAAAATAAAAATGGAAATGGTAGTGGCTGATGAGATGGTTGAGCAAGTAACAAATACAATTGTTGAAGCTGCTAGAACTGGTAAAATCGGTGATGGTAAAATATTTGTTACAGATATTGAAAAAATTATCCGTATCCGTACTGGTGAAACTGACAGCGAGGCGATTTAATTATAACGCCAAAGGAAGTAATTTCTTTGGCAACGCTTACTCCGCTTAGGCAACTCGTCGTTGAGAATGCCATTGGTCAGCATTCCTAAAAGATGACTCCTATTTAAGTAGAATATTTACTTGAATTCTTCAAACTGATTAAAAATTAATCAACTCAAAAAAGAACTACATAGTATTTAAGCTATAATATTTCCTTTAATTTTAAAAGGATATTTACATGTTAGAAGCTGATTTTAAATATATAATTGATACTTTCTTCACACTATTCACAATGGTCTTAATAATATTCATGGTTCCTGGTTTTGCCATGCTAGAAGCTGGACTTGTACGTACAAAAAATGTATCTGCTGTTCTTACAATAAATGTAATGATTTACGCAGTTGCATCTTTGGCCTTTTTGCTCGTAGGTTATGAGCTAGCTTTTGGTGGCTGGGAGAGTGATACTCAGAGTATATGGGCAGTTTTTATGTTTCAAATGGCATTTGTTGGTAAAACAGTAAATATTATGAGTGGTGGTGTTAGTGAGCGCGTTCGTATTATTCCTCTTGCTATATTTACAGTTGTTATGGGTGCAGTTATATACCCATTAGTTGTAAATGTAACTTGGGGTGCAGATATTCTAGCAGGTACAATGCTAGATATTGATATGTATGATTTAGCAGGTTCAACTGTGATTCACTCAACAGGTGGTTGGGCTCTTCTTGCTGCAATTATGATAATGGGTCCAAGAAAGGGTCGCTACGTAGATGGAAAAATTAGAGTTATACCAGCTTCAAATATACCACTTGTTGTTTTGGGAGCACTTCTTCTTTGGATAGGTTGGTTTGGTTTCAACGGTGGAAGTGTTGGTTCTATTTCCTCTGTTGAGAATGCAAACAGCGTTGC
This window encodes:
- a CDS encoding ammonium transporter; its protein translation is MLEADFKYIIDTFFTLFTMVLIIFMVPGFAMLEAGLVRTKNVSAVLTINVMIYAVASLAFLLVGYELAFGGWESDTQSIWAVFMFQMAFVGKTVNIMSGGVSERVRIIPLAIFTVVMGAVIYPLVVNVTWGADILAGTMLDIDMYDLAGSTVIHSTGGWALLAAIMIMGPRKGRYVDGKIRVIPASNIPLVVLGALLLWIGWFGFNGGSVGSISSVENANSVAKTIMNTNTAGLAGAIIAGFIMYFRYKLLDITMILNGALGGLVAVTAGPDLYDMYTPILIGLIGGALVVFAVPLFDKLKLDDPVGALSVHLVNGVWGTLAVGIFVDSVSFMAQLKGVLIVAVFAFSVSFVVLYSINKISRFRAEDDAQVEGMDVNECGVEAYPEFKRAI
- a CDS encoding P-II family nitrogen regulator, which produces MKRVEAVIKPFKLEDVKDALAEIGIDGMTVSEVKGYGRQKGHSELYRGAEYVVDFLPKIKMEMVVADEMVEQVTNTIVEAARTGKIGDGKIFVTDIEKIIRIRTGETDSEAI
- a CDS encoding ammonium transporter, which produces MKRLFLALLALPTFVFAEDTLSSGDTAWMIVATALVMLMTPAGLALFYGGLTRSKNVINTVSMSLGAFAVGSLVWVLVGYSIAFGDGDLIGSGKVMLSGITSDTLSGTIPELLFVAFQGTFAAIAVAIASGSMIERVKFSTFMVFVALWIVAVYAPITHWAWSGNSTTLNFGEMDFAGGTVVHLNAGVAGFVVAMILGRRKDYGKVAIKPFSPILVALGAALLWFGWFGFNAGSELAADGVAASAFLVTNIAASLGVIGWIAVEWLVYKKATLVGGASGAVAGLVAITPAAGSAGVEGAIIIGLVGGALGFYGVSKLKNMFKVDDSLDAFWIHGLVGIWGSIATAIFIADYAMAKDYDMMSQLVSQFQAIGLTIVYSGVVTAIVYFIASALTGGGRVDEETEAKGLDETVHGEKAINL